The DNA window CCAGTTGATGGCCCTCGCGGCCGGCAGCACCCTGGCCGGCAACCTCACCATCCTCGGGGCTGCCAGCAATGTGATCATCGTCCAGAACGCCGAGAAGCAGGGGGAGACCCTGACCTTCGCCGAGTTTGCCCGCGTGGGTGTACCCCTGACCCTCCTGCAGATGGCGGTCTACTGGGTGTTTCTCGATCTCCTCTGACCCATAGATTCAAAAACATGCAGACCCAGTTCCGTGCATGACGACACAGGTCCGTGCAGTGGAAGACGTCCGAACGGCGACTCCGACGATCGAGGGTGCAGGGGTTCACCTGCACCGGGCCTTCGGCAGTGCCGAGTTCGATCCGTTTTTGATGCTCGACGACTTCCGGGGAGACCGGCCTGAGGAGTACCTGCCCGGTTTCCCCACCCACCCGCATCGGGGGATGGAGACGGTCACCTACATGCTCGAGGGGATCATGGCGCACCGGGACAGCATGGGGAACGCCGGCAATATCAATGCCGGGGATCTCCAGTGGATGACCGCAGGCTCCGGTATCGTCCATTCGGAGATGCCCCGGCCGGTGAACGGACGTATGGGTGGGTTCCAGCTCTGGGTGAACCTGCCCCGGTCAGAGAAGATGATGGACCCGCGGTACCAGGAGATCATCAGCGACCAGGTGCCGGTCGTCTCCCCGGCCGAAGGGGTCACGGTCCGGGTGATCGCCGGATCGGTGGCCGGCGTCATCGGACCTGTGCGGGGGATCGTCGCCGACCCCGAGTATCTCGATGTCTCGCTGGGTCCGGAGGTCATCTTCTCTCACCCGGTGAAGGAGGGGTACACTGTCTTCGCCTACATCATCGGTGGAGGAGGAATGTTCGGGACCAGGCGGGGAGACCTGGTGAAGAATCGCGACCTGGTCCGGTTTGGTGATGGTGCCTCGGTGGGGGCCCGGTCCGGTGAGATGGGGATGCGGTTCC is part of the Methanosphaerula palustris E1-9c genome and encodes:
- a CDS encoding pirin family protein, whose product is MTTQVRAVEDVRTATPTIEGAGVHLHRAFGSAEFDPFLMLDDFRGDRPEEYLPGFPTHPHRGMETVTYMLEGIMAHRDSMGNAGNINAGDLQWMTAGSGIVHSEMPRPVNGRMGGFQLWVNLPRSEKMMDPRYQEIISDQVPVVSPAEGVTVRVIAGSVAGVIGPVRGIVADPEYLDVSLGPEVIFSHPVKEGYTVFAYIIGGGGMFGTRRGDLVKNRDLVRFGDGASVGARSGEMGMRFLLLSGRPIHEPVAWQGPIVMNTAEELRQAFKEYREGTFIRKKA